Within the Novosphingobium sp. SL115 genome, the region ATGGCTGTTCTGCCCGGTGGGTTCTGCCGGAAAGGTGCTGGCCGTATTCGGCCTGTCGCGCTCCGATGCCCATGCGCCGGTCCGCTCGGATCAACTGCCGCTGCTGCTCAGCCTGCTCGATCAGGCCGGCCTCGCGCTTGAACGCATCGCGCTCGAAACCGAAATGTCCGGCCTTGCCCAGGTGCGTGAACGCGACCGGCTGCGCCATGCTCTGCTGTCGTCGGTCAGCCACGATCTGCGCACTCCGCTGACCACCATTCTCGGCTCGCTCAGGGAAATCCGCGCCGCTTCGCCCGAACAGGAACAACAGTTGCTGGCCACCCGGTCCGAAGCGGAACGTCTGCACCGCTTCGTGGCCAACCTGCTCGATATGGTCCGCATCGAAGCGGGCGCGTTGCACCAGTCCATCGAGCCGGTTGACCTTGCCGATGCCGTGGCCAGCGCGGTGCAGGACCTCAAGGCCAGCTTGCGCGATCACCCTTTGCGCATCGACCTGCCGGGCGATCTGCCGTTCGTGCTTGTCGACCCGCAATTGTTCCATCACTGCCTTATCAACCTGATTGAAAATGCCGCCAAATATGGCGCACCCGATACGCCGGTCACCATTGTCGCGCAGGCGAGCGCCAACGGCCTTGCCCTGTCGGTCGAAGACGAAGGGCCGGGCATTCCTGCCGGACAGGAACAGCGCATCTTCGAAACCTTTACCCGCATTGAAGGTTCTGATCGCAAGGGCGGCACCGGCCTTGGCCTCGCCATCGTCAAAGGTTTCGCGCAGCCCATGGGGCTTGAGGTAGAGGCCGCCAATCGCCCCGATGCCCGTGGCGCTGCCTTCACCATCCGGTTCGGCCCTGACCATATCAAGGAGTTGCCGGAGGAATGAACAGTCCCGTGACCATTTTGGTGGTCGATGACGAACCGGCCATCCGCCGCCTTCTCCACGCCGGATTGACCCGCGCCCACTACCGCGTCGTAGAAGCAGCGTCGGGGCGCGAAACCCTGTCCGCCATCCAGATCGACAAGCCCGAAGTCGTCCTGCTCGATCTGGGCCTGCCCGACCGTGACGGTCTTGAACTCATCCCCATCATCAAATCCGCCGGTGCCGCGGTGATCGTGGTGTCGGCGCGCGATGCCACCGACCAGAAAGTCGCCGCGCTCGATCTTGGCGCGGACGATTATGTGTCTAAACCGTTCGACAGCGAAGAAGTCCTTGCCCGCATCCGCGCCGCGCTGCGGCACCGGCTGGCCAGCGAAACTGGCAGTCCTGTCCTGCGCCGGGGCGATATCGAGATCGATCTTGTCGCCCGGCTGGTGCGCAAGGGCGGGGCTGAGGTCCATCTTACGCCAAAGGAATATGGCTTCCTTGCCGAACTGGCGAAAAGCGCGGGCCGGGTGGTCACCCATGCCCACCTGCTGAAATCGGTATGGGGGCCGGGCCATGAAACCGATGTCGAATACTTGCGCGTCGCCGCACGCGGTATCCGCCGCAAACTTGAAGACGATCCATCCCAGCCCACCTTGCTGCGCAACGAACCTGGCGTAGGCTACCGGCTGCTGATCGCATCATAGCCGAACCGGGCAATTCCCGTGCCTCTTGCAATTTAGATCGAATCACTCCACATTATGTCTTGCGGACCGGGCCCCTCTGGCGCGGCGCTCTGACCATATTGGCTAATTCCAACATGTTCGGGCGCGGCGTGATGTCGGACCGCATCGGGTAATGCCGATGCTTGTGGTCCGGGTCTTCCCCCTTTCCAGACTGTCTGGGTCACAGCTCGGCTTACCCGATCGTAGCAAACCGCTTCGATAGGGAGCTTTGAATGTCCGACCGTTATTTCCTTTTGTTGGAACGCCATCAGAAGCTGGACGAGGCCCTGCGCCTTGCCCGCCGCAGCCGCTGGGCCGATCCTTTCGAGATCGCCCGGATCAAGCGGCTGAAGCTGGCCATCAAGGACCGGCTTGCACGCCACCTTCCCCGCCGTTCGGCAACAGTCTGAAATAGAGGAACCACCTGCCGCGCCCATGCATTCGGGGCGCGGCGGGTGCCCTTTAGGGGAGGTAACAGATGGAATTTCTCTTCGCAGACTGGCTGGGCACACCCGCCTGGTTCTGGCTGGCCTTCATCGGCCTTGTCGTCGCGCTGACCGCGTTCGACCTTGGCGTCCTGCACAAAGAGGACAAGGCCATGGGCATCGGCGAATCGCTGAAGCTCACCGCGTTCTACATCACCATTGCTCTGGCGTTCGGCGCATGGGTCTGGGCCGAAAAAGGCGCGGATCTGGGGATGAAGTATTACACCGGCTTCTTCATCGAAAAGGCGCTGTCCATCGACAACGTCTTTGTCATCAGCCTGATCTTCACCTTCTTCGCCATTCCTGCCAAATTTCAGTATCGCGCGCTGCTGTGGGGCATCGTCGCGGTCATCTTCCTGCGCGGTGCGATGATTGCAGGCGGCGCGGCGCTGGTCGAACAGGCCTACTGGGTGCTCTATATCTTCGCCGCGTTCCTGGTGTTCACCGGCATCAAGATGTTCTTCACTTCCGACCATGATCCCGACATCGGCAACAACCCTGTCGTGCGCTGGATCAGCCGGCATATGCGCGTGACCAAGGAACTGCACGACCAGCATTTCTTCGTGAAGGTTACGGACGAAAAGACTGGCAAGTTGGTCAATGCCGCCACCCCGCTGTTTCTCGCACTGGTGGTCATCAATCTGGCCGACCTCGTGTTCGCTGTGGATTCGGTGCCCGCCATCTTTGCGATCACCACCGATACTTTCGTGGTCTATACCTCGAACATCATGGCCATCTTGGGCCTGCGCGCGCTTTACTTCGCGCTCGCTGCCATGATCGACCGCTTCGCCTATCTCAAATATGCGCTGGCAGCGGTGCTGGTGTTCATCGGCTCGAAAATCTTTGTCGCGGACTTCCTGCTGGGTGGCGACAAGTTCCCGCCCGCGCTCAGCCTCGGTGTGACCTTCGCCCTGATCGCAGGCGGCGTCGCCTACTCGCTCTACAAAACGCGGGGACAGCCGAACGTCACCGCCTGACAGTGTGGCAAAGTAGCTTTCAAACCTCGTCACCCTGAGCTTTTCTCAGGGTGACGATCCGGCTTTACCGCCTTCTCAGCGTCTCAACGCGAAACCAGCTTCCTGCAACCCTCTCACCACTGGCGGATCACCTCCAGAAACCGGTCGCCATAGGCATCCAGCTTGCGTGTCCCCACTCCACCGATCCGGCCCATTTCGGCAAGGTCTGCGGGGCGACTGGCTGCCATCTCGCGCAACACCGAATCGTGGAAGATGACATAGGGCGGCACGCCCGCCTCACGCGCCAGATCGCGGCGCAAGGCCCGCAGCGCAT harbors:
- a CDS encoding response regulator; translated protein: MNSPVTILVVDDEPAIRRLLHAGLTRAHYRVVEAASGRETLSAIQIDKPEVVLLDLGLPDRDGLELIPIIKSAGAAVIVVSARDATDQKVAALDLGADDYVSKPFDSEEVLARIRAALRHRLASETGSPVLRRGDIEIDLVARLVRKGGAEVHLTPKEYGFLAELAKSAGRVVTHAHLLKSVWGPGHETDVEYLRVAARGIRRKLEDDPSQPTLLRNEPGVGYRLLIAS
- a CDS encoding YdcH family protein, whose translation is MSDRYFLLLERHQKLDEALRLARRSRWADPFEIARIKRLKLAIKDRLARHLPRRSATV
- a CDS encoding TerC family protein; translation: MEFLFADWLGTPAWFWLAFIGLVVALTAFDLGVLHKEDKAMGIGESLKLTAFYITIALAFGAWVWAEKGADLGMKYYTGFFIEKALSIDNVFVISLIFTFFAIPAKFQYRALLWGIVAVIFLRGAMIAGGAALVEQAYWVLYIFAAFLVFTGIKMFFTSDHDPDIGNNPVVRWISRHMRVTKELHDQHFFVKVTDEKTGKLVNAATPLFLALVVINLADLVFAVDSVPAIFAITTDTFVVYTSNIMAILGLRALYFALAAMIDRFAYLKYALAAVLVFIGSKIFVADFLLGGDKFPPALSLGVTFALIAGGVAYSLYKTRGQPNVTA